A genomic stretch from Penicillium digitatum chromosome 4, complete sequence includes:
- a CDS encoding SET domain protein — MAASSEQVDPSLNGHLDLVNWFIQHGGTIDKSVRIAQDALRGVHLQVRADWPEAIPKETRVINTPIEVSMSWYNAIGYESSRGSFPKHGVDLPRTWIDEVGPEETFAFFLMAQYLRGPEGFWYPYLRTLPQPGQLTTPLFFGEEDVDWIQGTGIPEAAVERIKIWEEKYDSGYLQLGATGFPDCETYTWELYLWASTIITSRAFSAKVLSGAVQPGDLPEDGVSALLPLIDLPNHRPMAKVEWRAGDKDIGLLVLEDHSAGQEISNNYGPRNNEQLLINYGFCIAGNPTDYRIVHLGVKPDSPLGAAKARQLELFPQVAKNIEDHYYIFNPFYPLLAPETTMEHSVFSPALFNALTVMESNTRERKSLEITEDCIRIAPGYGNSHSVYAALAQISFELMAHAANLKASGEHLPLQPTTLNQTHSQIYRNGLITLDQAALVIATWTILRGREHKHGESWEDTKILLHELMARVPAGLLSDDVISRIRVRILERPSLITKNGELFRLGELFSLLPAGMQEPAQTCFQHALGVASQTVPSLSTDPQTMFATVICLLVATYNSSEARSRLSSRLNRWFTFLLEQYPPPSDTSRSIEPGMDEASETIRQFQEYAKTVQPSSWAPGDGANWLTEANGWLDSEWLQWAWTVAGSEMVMIPLEPFEILKMEGSLSMLKQACVYVPQE, encoded by the exons ATGGCAGCTTCCTCGGA GCAAGTTGATCCAAGCCTAAACGGCCACTTAGATCTAGTGAACTGGTTCATCCAGCATGGTGGCACGATCGACAAGAGCGTCCGCATCGCACAAGATGCCTTGCGCGGCGTGCACTTGCAAGTGAGAGCCGATTGGCCAGAAGCCATCCCGAAAGAGACCCGGGTAATTAACACACCAATTGAAGTGTCAATGTCCTGGTACAATGCCATTGGCTACGAGTCATCACGGGGCTCATTCCCCAAACACGGCGTGGATCTTCCGCGGACATGGATCGATGAGGTCGGGCCGGAGGAAACTTTTGCCTTCTTCCTCATGGCACAGTATCTACGGGGCCCTGAGGGGTTCTGGTATCCGTATCTTCGTACCCTGCCCCAACCGGGGCAATTGACCACCCCTTTGTTCTTTGGGGAGGAGGATGTAGATTGGATTCAAGGCACTGGCATTCCTGAGGCTGCTGTTGAGAGGATTAAGATATGGGAGGAGAAGTATGATTCAGGATATCTTCAGTTGGGTGCAACTGGATTCCCAGATTGTGAGACGTATACGTG GGAGCTGTATCTCTGGGCTTCAACTATCATCACCTCCCGGGCGTTCTCGGCAAAGGTTCTATCCGGGGCTGTCCAGCCTGGCGATCTTCCGGAGGATGGAGTCTCAGCACTCCTTCCGCTCATCGACCTTCCAAACCATCGACCAATGGCTAAGGTTGAGTGGCGAGCGGGTGATAAGGATATTGGCCTTCTGGTGCTTGAAGACCACTCAGCAGGCCAAGAAATTTCAAACAATTATGGCCCTCGTAATAATGAACAAT TGTTGATAAACTATGGATTCTGCATTGCCGGCAATCCAACCGATTATCGCATTGTTCATCTGGGTGTGAAGCCCGACAGCCCGCTCGGCGCAGCCAAGGCTCGCCAGCTAGAACTGTTCCCTCAGGTTGCGAAGAATATTGAGGACCATTATTACATCTTCAATCCGTTTTACCCACTACTGGCCCCCGAGACAACGATGGAGCACTCGGTCTTCTCACCGGCACTGTTCAACGCATTGACCGTCATGGAATCAAACACGCGCGAGCGCAAATCGCTTGAGATCACTGAAGACTGTATTCGCATTGCCCCAGGATATGGAAACAGCCATAGTGTCTATGCTGCCCTTGCTCAAATTAGCTTTGAGCTGATGGCTCACGCTGCAAACCTGAAAGCCAGTGGGGAGCATCTGCCTTTGCAACCAACAACCCTGAACCAGACCCACTCTCAGATCTACCGCAATGGACTGATAACATTAGATCAGGCTGCCTTGGTTATTGCTACTTGGACTATCCTACGTGGCAGGGAACACAAGCACGGTGAAAGTTGGGAGGATACCAAGATCCTTCTGCATGAACTGATGGCACGCGTCCCGGCCGGTCTTCTCTCAGACGATGTCATATCCCGGATCCGAGTTCGTATCCTAGAGCGTCCGTCACTTATCACTAAAAACGGTGAGCTGTTCAGACTAGGCGAGCTTTTTAGCCTTCTCCCGGCTGGAATGCAGGAGCCAGCTCAGACATGCTTCCAGCATGCCCTCGGAGTGGCGAGCCAAACCGTCCCGAGTTTATCCACCGATCCACAAACTATGTTTGCAACGGTTATTTGCTTGCTAGTTGCAACATACAATTCGTCAGAGGCACGGTCAAGATTGTCTTCGCGTCTCAACCGATGGTTTACTTTCCTGCTTGAGCAATACCCTCCCCCTTCTGACACTTCCAGATCCATTGAGCCCGGAATGGACGAAGCTAGTGAAACAATACGTCAGTTCCAAGAATATGCTAAGACCGTACAACCGAGCTCATGGGCACCTGGTGATGGAGCTAATTGGCTCACCGAGGCTAATGGGTGGTTAGACTCAGAGTGGCTTCAATGGGCATGGACAGTGGCTGGCTCGGAAATGGTGATGATTCCCCTTGAGCCATTTGAGATCCTCAAGATGGAGGGATCACTTTCTATGTTGAAGCAGGCATGCGTTTATGTGCCACAGGAATAA
- a CDS encoding NADH ubiquinone oxidoreductase, F subunit, which translates to MISRAAAPSTSSLSQLSTRSLRAQGAAARSFASVSEAPPVKHYGGLKDQDRIFTNLYGHHGTDLKSSMKYGDWYRTKDMILKGDDWLISEIKASGLRGRGGAGFPSGLKYSFMNFKDWDKDPRPRYLVVNADEGEPGTCKDREIMRKDPQKLIEGCLVVGRAMNANAAYIYIRGEFYHEATVLQRAINEAYEAGLIGKNACGTGYDFDVYIHRGMGAYICGEETSLIESIEGKAGKPRLKPPFPAAVGLFGCPSTVTNVETVAVTPTIMRRGANWFSSFGRERNAGTKLFCISGHVNNPVTVEEEMSISLRELIEKHCGGVRGGWDNLLAVIPGGSSTPVIPKSVADNQLMDFDALKDSQTGLGTAAVIVMDKSTDIVRAISRLSTFYKHESCGQCTPCREGSKWTMQMMQRLETGNAREREIDMLQELTKQVEGHTICALGEAFAWPIQGLIRHFRPELEARIRQYEKELGAAPYAGGWHPNSRAEGKLISPGM; encoded by the exons ATGATATCCAGAGCGGCGGCTCCCTCCACCTCTTCCCTTTCTCAACTCTCGACCCGCTCCCTCCGCGCCCAGGGGGCGGCCGCCCGCTCCTTCGCATCTGTGTCGGAGGCACCTCCCGTGAAGCACTATGGCGGACTTAAGGACCAAGATCGGATCTTCACCAACCTTTACGGACACCATGGAACCGATTTGAAGTCATCAATGAAATATGGTGACTGGTACCGCACCAAGGACATGATTTTGAAGGGTGATGATTGG CTCATCTCCGAGATCAAGGCATCTGGCCTCCGTGGCCGCGGTGGTGCTGGTTTCCCTTCAGGATTGAAATAC TCCTTTATGAACTTTAAGGATTGGGACAAGGACCCTCGCCCTCGTTACCTGGTTGTCAACGCAGATGAGGGTGAGCCCGGTACTTGCAAGGACCGAGAGATCATGCGAAAGGACCCCCAGAAGCTGATCGAGGGTTGCTTGGTGGTGGGTCGTGCTATGAACGCCAACGCTGCCTACATCTACATCCGTGGCGAGTTCTACCACGAAGCTACTGTTCTCCAGCGGGCTATCAACGAGGCCTACGAGGCCGGCCTGATCGGCAAGAACGCCTGCGGTACTGGATATGACTTCGATGTGTACATTCACCGAGGAATGGGCGCCTACATTTGTGGTGAGGAGACCTCTCTCATTGAGTCAATTGAGGGCAAGGCCGGCAAGCCCCGCCTCAAGCCCCCCTTCCCTGCCGCAGTCGGTTTGTTTGGTTGCCCCAGCACAGTCACCAACGTCGAGACCGTTGCTGTGACGCCGACCATCATGCGCCGTGGTGCCAACTGGTTCTCTTCTTTCGGCCGTGAGCGTAACGCCGGTACCAAGCTCTTCTGTATTTCCGGTCACGTCAACAACCCCGTCACAGTAGAGGAGGAGATGTCCATCTCGCTGCGAGAGCTGATCGAGAAGCACTGTGGAGGTGTCCGCGGTGGTTGGGACAACCTGCTCGCCGTTATCCCCGGTGGCTCGTCTACTCCCGTCATCCCCAAGTCCGTGGCCGACAACCAGCTCATGGACTTCGACGCCCTCAAGGACTCCCAGACCGGTCTGGGTACAGCTGCTGTCATCGTTATGGACAAGTCCACAGATATCGTCCGCGCCATCTCTCGCCTGTCTACCTTCTACAAGCACGAGTCTTGCGGCCAGTGCACCCCCTGCCGTGAGGGAAGCAAATGGACCATGCAGATGATGCAGCGTCTCGAGACCGGAAATGCCCGCGAGCGCGAAATCGACATGCTCCAGGAGCTCACCAAGCAGGTCGAGGGTCACACCATCTGCGCTCTGGGTGAGGCCTTCGCCTGGCCTATCCAGGGTCTGATCCGCCACTTCCGTCCCGAGCTGGAGGCCCGTATCCGTCAGTACGAGAAGGAGCTTGGCGCTGCCCCCTACGCTGGTGGCTGGCACCCCAACAGCCGTGCTGAGGGTAAGCTGATCTCCCCTGGCATGTAA
- a CDS encoding Sucrose/H+ symporter, plant, translating into MEPQQSPEGTRGGSPVTVPGPFEHAPAERNIRRVDSGYGPGFTEVPVAAPATNASSGDANNAHHQPEAAAEDSGSPPATGPHINTTETALDEFQPSFSAFGKYEKLFIVVMVTLASFFSPLSGQIYYPVMPTLVQNYHLTPELINLTITAYMIFQGLAPSFMGTFADAGGRRPAYIIAFVVYTAANIGLALQNSFAALLVLRCLQSAGSSGTVAFGYGVLADITTTAERGKYIGPMAAGVMVAPALGPVIGGLLAKFLGWRSVFWFLVVISGGYLVLFVLAMPETARKIVGNGRAIPNEWWRRSVIQWWLKRQAQSDEDGQSGAEESQQHFRSTERLRFPNPLRSFVIMLEWDALIIISYAGIVMFSNIALLTSTPNLFGPLYGFNELQIGLCFLPLGVSSCLGAVLYGKVIDYNYKRTAQKLGFSIDRKKGDDLRNFPIERTRLQTVFPAMTIGVAAFIPYGWVLQQRAHLAAPLVLQFIIGFCFVASLNCLNTLLVDLFPDQPATAASACNFVRCCLGAVGAAVISQMLSGMGWGWCFVFLGLVMAAGLGLLWVENVYGMGWREKRLLKIERKKVEKEARAAEIQVERNSDEREQKDTHVAGAKAGVTERTDTFLNQ; encoded by the exons ATGGAGCCCCAACAGAGTCCAGAAGGAACTCGTGGGGGGAGTCCCGTGACAGTACCTGGTCCCTTTGAGCACGCCCCGGCAGAACGCAATATAAGGAGAGTCGATAGTGGATATGGCCCTGGTTTTACTGAAGTCCCAGTTGCAGCTCCAGCCACAAATGCATCATCCGGCGATGCTAACAATGCCCATCATCAGCCCGAAGCTGCTGCTGAGGACTCAGGCTCGCCGCCAGCTACAGGACCACATATCAACACCACAGAAACAGCACTGGATGAATTCCAGCCATCGTTCTCGGCATTCGGGAAATACGAAAAGTTGTTCATCGTGGTTATGGTGACTCTTGCTTCGTTCTTCTCCCCTCTTTCCGGCCAAATCTACTACCCCGTCATGCCAACATTAGTACAGAATTACCACCTCACCCCAGAGCTGATCAACCTCACTATCACAGCGTACATGATCTTCCAAGGCCTGGCACCGAGCTTCATGGGCACATTTGCCGACGCCGGGGGCAGACGTCCAGCGTACATCATTGCATTTGTAGTATACACCGCTGCCAACATCGGGCTGGCGTTGCAGAACAGTTTCGCGGCGTTGCTTGTCCTCCGCTGTCTCCAGAGCGCAGGTAGCAGCGGCACCGTGGCTTTTGGATATGGCGTTTTGGCGGATATTACGACGACTGCAGAGCGTGGGAAGTATATCGGGCCCATGGCAGCAGGTGTTATGGTTGCGCCTGCGCTGGGCCCTGTGATTGGTGGTCTTTTGGCCAAATTTCTCGGCTGGCGCAGTGTCTTCTGGTTCCTGGTCGTTATCAGTGGAGGATATTTAGTGTTATTTGTGCTTGCTATGCCAGAGACGGCGCGCAAGATTGTTGGTAACGGCCGTGCAATACCAAATGAGTGGTGGCGCAGATCGGTCATCCAGTGGTGGTTAAAGAGGCAGGCACAGTCGGATGAGGATGGGCAAAGTGGTGCAGAAGAATCACAACAGCACTTCCGGAGTACTGAACGACTTAGGTTTCCGAATCCTCTCAGGTCTTTCGTCATTATGCTGGAGTGGGATGCCTTGATCATCATCTCGTACGCCGGCATTGTCATGTTCTCCAACATCGCTCTGTTGACAAGCACTCCCAATCTCTTTGGTCCACTGTACGGATTCAACGAGCTCCAGATTGGTCTATGTTTCTT GCCCCTCGGGGTAAGCTCTTGCCTCGGCGCAGTCCTATATGGGAAAGTCATTGACTACAATTACAAGCGGACAGCCCAGAAGCTTGGATTCTCGATCGATCGGAAGAAAGGAGACGACTTGCGCAATTTTCCAATCGAGCGTACTCGCCTGCAAACAGTATTCCCAGCAATGACCATCGGCGTTGCAGCATTCATCCCATATGGCTGGGTCCTACAGCAAAGAGCACACTTAGCTGCCCCACTGGTATTGCAGTTCATCATAGGCTTCTGCTTCGTTGCATCCCTAAACTGCCTTAACACTCTTCTTGTCGACCTGTTCCCAGACCAGCCTGCCACAGCTGCATCGGCATGCAACTTTGTTCGCTGCTGTCTTGGCGCTGTTGGGGCCGCTGTTATCAGCCAGATGCTGAGTGGCATGGGGTGGGGTTGGtgctttgtttttttggggttagTCATGGCTGCAGGATTGGGGTTGCTCTGGGTTGAGAACGTGTACGGGATGGGctggagagagaagaggttGCTGAAGATCGAACGGAAGAAGGTGGAGAAGGAGGCGAGAGCCGCGGAGATTCAGGTTGAGAGAAATTCCGATGAGAGAGAACAGAAAGATACCCATGTTGCTGGTGCTAAAGCCGGTGTCACTGAAAGAACTGACACTTTCTTAAATCAGTGA